In the genome of Carya illinoinensis cultivar Pawnee chromosome 13, C.illinoinensisPawnee_v1, whole genome shotgun sequence, the window GGTTTAGGCCGAATTTCGTAGGCATTGTTAATGTGTTGCCGGTTTGTGCTGGACTTGGAGATGCGGTCATGGCAAGTCTTATTCATTGTTACATCGTGAAGGTTGGTCTGGATCTTCACGTCACCATTGGTAATGCTATGGTTGATGCATATGGAAAATGTGGGAATGTGAAGGCTTCAAAGCAAGTTTTCTATCAAATGGTTGAGAGGAATGAAGTCTCTTGGAATGCGATCATCACTAGTCTTGCTTTCACAAAACTTAATGGGGATGCTTTGGGGATATTCAGGTTAATGATTGATTCAGGGGTTAAACCAAACTCTTTTACCATCTCTAGTATGCTACCTGTATTGGTCGAACTAGAACTTTTCAAAGCTGGAAGAGAGATTCATGGGTTCTGTACAAGGAAGGGTATTGAGTCTGATGCTTTTATTGCCAACTCATTGATTGATATGTATGCAAAGTCAGGCTGTACAACTAAGGCATCCAATGTATTCTATAATATTGATGAAAAGAATGTTGTCTCTTGGAATGCCATGGTTGCTAATTTCACTCAAAATAGGCTTGAGTTGGCTGCCCTAGGACTAGTAAGAGAAATGCAAGCTCAGGGTGAAACTCCCAACTCTGTCACATTCACTAATGTTCTTCCGGCTTGTGCACGGCTGGGTTCTCTTCTTCCTGGGAAAGAAATCCATGCAAGGACTATTCGCATGGGATCTGCCTATGATTTATTTGTGTCCAATGCTCTGACAGACATGTATGCAAAATGTGGCTACCCAAATCTTGCTCGAAATGTCTTTAACATCTCCCTCAGAGATGAAGTGTCTTATAATATACTAATTGTAGGATATTCTCAAACTAGTGATTGCGCAGAATCTCTGAGCTTGTTTTCAGAAATGATGCTTAGGGGTATGATGCATGATATTGTTTCCTTTGTGGGTGTTATATCAGCTTGTGCAAATTTAGCCGCAATCAAGCAAGGCAAAGAGATCCATGGATTATTAGTAAGAAAGCTTTTGCATGTTCAGCTCTTCGTCTCAAACTCGCTGTTGGACTTTTATACCAAATGCGGAAGAATTGATACTGCTAGTAAGGTCTTTGACCTGATCCAGAAAAAGGATGTAGCCTCTTGGAATACCATGATTTTGGGTTATGGAATGCTAGGTGAGTTGGACACTGCAATCAATCTTTTTGAAGCGATGATGGTAGATGGTGTAGAATATGATTCCGTTTCATATATTGCAGTCTTGTCAGCTTGTAGTCATGGAGGGCTTGTTGATAAGGGGAAGAAGTACTTTGAAGAAATGCAGGCTCAAAATATCAAGCCAACACAGATGCATTATGCTTGTATGGTTGATCTCCTTGGCCGAGCTGGCCTAATGGAAGAAGCAGTGGATCTCATTAAAGGCCTGCGATTTGTGCCAGATGCCAATGTCTGGGGAGCTCTGCTTGGGGCATGCCGAATTCATGGGAATGTTGAGTTGGCATGTTGGGCAGCAGAGCATCTGTTCAAGTTGAAGCCTCAGCACTGTGGGTACTACATTCTTCTTTCGAATATGTATGCAGAAGCTGGGAGATGGGATGAGGCAAACAGGATTAGGGAGCTGATGAAGTCAAGGGGAGTGAAGAAGAATCCTGGTTATAGTTGGGTTCAAATTCGTGACAAGGTGCATACTTTTGTAGCTGGGGAGAGAATAGAGGGATTAGATTCAGATATTTGGCTTGCAGAAAGCTGTTGATTTGCTTTATCATTTGAGATTCAGTTTGAGGGTTCACCCAAAGAAGATGGGATATGACATTTGAGGGGCAACACTGGATAGTTGAGCTATTTAGGTATATGCGACCTTCGTCTCACATCTTAATAACCCTTTTAGAGGTTCCCCTTCACCACTTTAATGCGGACATGGTTGCCTTGTGAACCGTGAAAGGTGAGGCGAGATATTCTACAGTTGAAGCAACAATGCGAAATAGAAAGGGAAGTACTGAGAAGCAACAGATAAGGAATGTTGCTCAACACACAGTGCTAAAGCAGCAGCTTATGCTGGAGCTTAAATATTTCAAGAATCCAGCTTATAAAGGCAGTTCTTAAAGTTTTTGAACGATGATTTCGGTTGGACTTTGGCaaatacaaacatcaaaaccAGTTGAAAACATGGACTAAACAGAGAGACGTGAGAAGGTTGTTATGAATGTGGTTTAGTGCGCAATATATACATTTGAAGATTTTCTTGGAAATcgcaaataaaatgatttttgcgATATCAATAAGTCCAAGGTTAGGAAAGACGTGCATTTTACTGCAAGTACTTTGTCCAATCAGGGTATGCAGAAATCTCTTGACtccagcttaatttcatttttcgtTCCGGCTCTGCCCACCTCGGACACCAAAAGCTTTTAGCTCACGTTATTTTTATagatggaatgagatgaaatgaaaattgaataacataatataatttttattttgaaatttaaaaaagttaaattgtttattatattttatatagaattttaaaaaattataatgattaaatgtgatgagataatttataaaaacaaacaccGTTGGAGTTGAAGttgaaagattttttaaaagttgaagTTGAATTCAGAATCCAAAAACACTCTTCAAGTTCGACTCCAACTTCAATTATCCTTTTAGAAAGTaatttatcacatttttattaaaaatgccGACTTAGCAAGCAAGTTTATAAACAACTAGTTCTCTCTTACCGAAATCTTTCTCCCAGACTTCTCTACCAAACACttaataattcatttatttctgTTAAGAGGGGGATGGAGTTtcagctcctccctccctcaatTTCATTCATTTCCAAAATTGTCTAtcgattatttttcttatttttcgaCTATAGCATGGAAATGGGTTGATATTTTGCTTTCTGGCCACCCACAACCGATACGCGCTGCACCACAAAACTCCACAAATAATCGATGGATGTGGCTCATGTGCGGCCTAAACCGAGCCTGAGATACATGCGCTGTTGCACCATGGTGAGTATTTTGCCGTCATGCACGGCATTGTGAAATCAGTAGGTTGGAATCTCAAATCAAACAAACATCATCTCTCCAACATTGGCTCGCATCCACCATGCACCTATACAACTGTTGACGATCGTTTTCTAATGATTTGAACCATCTGCTGCATACTATTTCTTATGTTCCCGTTCCTTCTAACTAAAGATTGTAagaaaaatgaagtgaaagtCTTATTCTGCCAAGCTAGATCAACAAAGTGCAGCACAGACCAATCCATTACAGCTTTCGGTCATGGTATAAAAATGTTACTGTATCAAAACCACTTTAGGCGACCCCCCCTTGTAGGGAATGGGTGGGGGTGAATCATTGGCTCCAAATCTCCCctccccccccttttttttctttttctttttcttgtgttGCATTACCCGAATTTGAATAATTGTTGAAGCCTCCCACCCTTTTAACTCTTATATCTTGTAACTGTTTAGTGtatataatatgtttgtctAGGAGGGGGGGAACATAGTCGGTATTGCAAGCTTGCAGTTAGAGGTACTCAATTTTGCTAGACATGGTAGACATGAATTAGGAAGGGAACAACCGCTACTAAAGCAATCTTTGCATCATTgagaatattaataaataatacaagCAAGATTACAAAAATGATTCTAGTAAAGAAGTGTTTATCATGAGGTGCAACATTTGACAGAATCAGAAAAAGAGTAGATCAAACTCAAGCAGAAACTTGATTTAAGCATAGAGTCTATATTTTCCCCCGATCAATCGTGAGTATGACTGCCTTAAATATTTCTTATGGCCAATGACAAAAACAgagcttttgtattttttacctttttttttttccatttataaATATGATGTGATGAATGGAGTTGGTTTTCATAACAGCTAATAATACAACAAATTCTACACTTTACGAGCCAAGGTCCTCTGCTTTGTTGCATGCTGGACTACTTTTTCCTCCACCGGAAGGCCTTTCCGTCGTCTCACAGCGTCAATGAGCTTCCTGGCTGTATTTGGAGGCACACTAGACCCATCTCCAAACTCCTCAATTTCCTCCTCTGTTTTGGGTATAAAGAAAGGATCCTCAGGAAGTGCTTCCCAGTGACTAAGCACGAGCAGAGCACTAGCAGCTCCAGAAGTCCATCTTCTAAGCTCATCTGCGAAGCCAAAGCTTTCAGAAACTGGCACATATGCATGCACAGTGAACAGTGGTGAACCTTCCTGCATTATTTCCTTGCTCACCCTGGCCCGTCTTCGACCTAGCACTGCATACATGGGACCTAAATGTTCGGGAGGGGTGTTCAACTCACAAAAGTACATGGCTTCCACGAGTCTTGGTTTCTTCTGAAGCACAGCCGCCCTACAAGCATCTTTGACAGCTGCAATAACCTGCCCTGTGAAGATGCCATACTGCTCAGGTTGTTGGTGGGAAGTTTCTGACTCATCAGCCTGCCCACAAAATGGTGAAATGTAAGCCTCAACAACAAATGCCAAACCCCACATGGGTTCATCACATAAGGGTCCGGCTGCTGTAGCAAGTTGAAACCCAGATACAACACTACTCTCGAGACGCTCTGCTTCCATTGATAATACTCGAGTTGCTTCTGAAGATGTCTCAGCAGCTGTGTCACCATCAATAGAATCATCCACGAAGCCCAATCTCTCTGATACATAAGAG includes:
- the LOC122291215 gene encoding putative pentatricopeptide repeat-containing protein At1g69350, mitochondrial isoform X1 — translated: MFEGESLSLHSMFLHHARKTLLQVSAHSCKSKQNHAQILFLCTTTSCSHSNSNLLTVCSNAQSLRQTKQAHASALLNGLLPLSVSLCASLVLSYSNFGDPTASRYLFEQTVEHSCTAFLWNTLIRANTIAKVYDGFKTYNRMVRAGVRPDDHTFPFVLKVCSDFLELRKGMETHGFVFKLGFDMDVFVGNTLSLLYGNCGDLRYARRVFDEMPERDAVSWNTMIGVFSVNCCYVEALSLFKEMNFGSGFRPNFVGIVNVLPVCAGLGDAVMASLIHCYIVKVGLDLHVTIGNAMVDAYGKCGNVKASKQVFYQMVERNEVSWNAIITSLAFTKLNGDALGIFRLMIDSGVKPNSFTISSMLPVLVELELFKAGREIHGFCTRKGIESDAFIANSLIDMYAKSGCTTKASNVFYNIDEKNVVSWNAMVANFTQNRLELAALGLVREMQAQGETPNSVTFTNVLPACARLGSLLPGKEIHARTIRMGSAYDLFVSNALTDMYAKCGYPNLARNVFNISLRDEVSYNILIVGYSQTSDCAESLSLFSEMMLRGMMHDIVSFVGVISACANLAAIKQGKEIHGLLVRKLLHVQLFVSNSLLDFYTKCGRIDTASKVFDLIQKKDVASWNTMILGYGMLGELDTAINLFEAMMVDGVEYDSVSYIAVLSACSHGGLVDKGKKYFEEMQAQNIKPTQMHYACMVDLLGRAGLMEEAVDLIKGLRFVPDANVWGALLGACRIHGNVELACWAAEHLFKLKPQHCGYYILLSNMYAEAGRWDEANRIRELMKSRGVKKNPGYSWVQIRDKVHTFVAGERIEGLDSDIWLAESC
- the LOC122291215 gene encoding putative pentatricopeptide repeat-containing protein At1g69350, mitochondrial isoform X2 → MFEGESLSLHSMFLHHARKTLLQVSAHSCKSKQNHAQILFLCTTTSCSHSNSNLLTVCSNAQSLRQTKQAHASALLNGLLPLSVSLCASLVLSYSNFGDPTASRYLFEQTVEHSCTAFLWNTLIRANTIAKVYDGFKTYNRMVRAGVRPDDHTFPFVLKVCSDFLELRKGMETHGFVFKLGFDMDVFVGNTLSLLYGNCGDLRYARRVFDEMPERDAVSWNTMIGVFSVNCCYVEALSLFKEMNFGSGFRPNFVGIVNVLPVCAGLGDAVMASLIHCYIVKVGLDLHVTIGNAMVDAYGKCGNVKASKQVFYQMVERNEVSWNAIITSLAFTKLNGDALGIFRLMIDSGVKPNSFTISSMLPVLVELELFKAGREIHGFCTRKGIESDAFIANSLIDMYAKSGCTTKASNVFYNIDEKNVVSWNAMVANFTQNRLELAALGLVREMQAQGETPNSVTFTNVLPACARLGSLLPGKEIHARTIRMGSAYDLFVSNALTDMYAKCGYPNLARNVFNISLRDEVSYNILIVGYSQTSDCAESLSLFSEMMLRGMMHDIVSFVGVISACANLAAIKQGKEIHGLLVRKLLHVQLFVSNSLLDFYTKCGRIDTASKVFDLIQKKDVASWNTMILGYGMLVLSACSHGGLVDKGKKYFEEMQAQNIKPTQMHYACMVDLLGRAGLMEEAVDLIKGLRFVPDANVWGALLGACRIHGNVELACWAAEHLFKLKPQHCGYYILLSNMYAEAGRWDEANRIRELMKSRGVKKNPGYSWVQIRDKVHTFVAGERIEGLDSDIWLAESC